In one window of Fibrobacter sp. UWH4 DNA:
- a CDS encoding DUF975 family protein, with amino-acid sequence MENEGNQWGAELNCARSMSNREIKEFAWNAMSGRWLYGALTLILFLAVVMGISTPQFFMEEGSAIYHAWEIICTPFTWVLWIGLVACYLDLALKAEPSYARLFLGYRSVEYFLKIVITEMIQYFMLMLWFLLLVVPGIMKSYSYTMTELVLVEHPEYTPLQAITASKEMMYGHRWEFFCLQARFWAWGLLCCFTFGIAALWLYPYYMTAKSKFYLELK; translated from the coding sequence ATGGAAAACGAAGGAAATCAGTGGGGAGCGGAATTGAACTGCGCTCGCTCCATGAGCAATAGGGAAATTAAAGAATTCGCCTGGAATGCGATGAGCGGTCGCTGGCTTTACGGCGCCTTGACTTTGATATTGTTCCTGGCAGTCGTTATGGGAATCTCGACTCCGCAATTCTTTATGGAAGAAGGCTCCGCGATCTATCATGCCTGGGAAATCATCTGTACGCCGTTTACATGGGTTTTGTGGATAGGACTTGTCGCTTGCTATTTGGATTTGGCGCTGAAGGCTGAGCCTTCTTATGCACGGCTGTTCCTGGGATACCGCAGCGTGGAATATTTCCTGAAGATTGTGATTACGGAAATGATTCAATACTTTATGCTTATGTTGTGGTTCCTGCTTTTGGTCGTCCCGGGCATCATGAAATCGTATTCCTACACGATGACGGAATTGGTCCTTGTCGAACATCCTGAATATACTCCGCTGCAGGCCATTACCGCGAGCAAGGAAATGATGTACGGTCACCGTTGGGAATTTTTCTGCTTGCAGGCCCGTTTCTGGGCTTGGGGGCTGCTGTGCTGCTTTACCTTCGGCATTGCGGCGTTGTGGCTGTATCCGTACTATATGACCGCCAAGAGCAAGTTCTACCTGGAGTTGAAGTAG